TTTAATGCAAACTATGAAACGAAGAATTGCTGATACGGTTACGCTATGTACTTCGTTTTGGAAAAAAGGCACTGGCCTCATGTTTCGTTTTCCTAAGGGTCTGTTTGCGTATGTTTTTCCTTTTTATGCTGAGCGCCGTTTAGTCATTACAATGTGGTTTGTCTTTTATAGTATTGATATTCTTTTCTTAGATGCCGCTGATACTGTAGTAGAGAAGGTGACGCTAAAACCATTTTCAAATTATTATCCCAAAGCAATTGCAAAAACCTTTATTGAATTGCCGAAAGGCACGATTAAACAACACGATATTGCTCTTGGTCAAAAGGTTTCTTGGTCGAATGATTTTGTGGATTTGCTCTGATAATGGGGCTTTCCGAGGAATAAAAAACAAAAAGTATATAAATCACTCGCTCTTGAAAAGACCTATTCCTTTTCGAAAACATTGATTTGATGGGGGAATAAAAAACAATAGGGTGATGTAAATATGAATAAAGCAGAATTAGTTGAAGCTATCGCAAAAGCAACAGGTTATCAAAAAACCGCAGTAAATGAAATTCTTTCTGAATTTGTTGGACTTACTGGTAAAACAGTAAAAAAAGGCGACACAGTACAACTTGTTGGTTTAGGTACGTTTAAACGAGTTGCACGTAAAGCGCGAGTCGGTGTTAATCCTGCAACTGGAGCTAAACTTAAAATTCCAGCACGGAAAACAATTAAGTTTACTGCAAGTGCTAACTTAAAAAAACTATAAGCATGGTTTTTTAGTAATTTATTTTTAAATTCCTGGACGTTGTCCAGGTACTTCTTTTTTTATTGAATAGTTCTTCAAAGATATCCTTCTATTCAGATTTTTGACTGTTGATTCGCTTGTTTCTGTTTTTATCGTTTCCACAAAACGATAATGAATCCAATTTGATCGATAAGCTCTGCTCCAGTTTGCGTTGCAATATATGACGCGAATGCTTTCTTGCTCAGACTCATTTCATCAGTAATATCTTTAGAAAATTTTATTTTACATAATTTATGCGCTTGTAAATATTTTTTTATTTGTTCTATAACAGTTTTTGTTACGCCTTGTTTTCCTATAGCAATAACTGGTGAGTGTGTTCTTGCTTGGTTTTTGAGCTCTTTTTTCTTCGTAGCATCCATGTTTAAAGGGTAAAGAAGTACTTATTTATAAAACAACCTCTTCATGTTACTAAATTATTGTTAACTTCATCTTTTCAAAGGAGGCAATAAAAGTTTCATTTGGAACAACGCCTTTTTGCCAAAACATTTATATACTATAATTTTGACAAAACCAGTATACTAAGGTATTATTATCCTTGAATTGTATTAGTATGAGGTGTATACAACATGAAATTTAATAGAACAGGTCAAGCAGCGCTTGAATTTTTAACAACTTATGGTTGGGCATTTTTAGTAATTTTAGTTATGATTGGTGCTCTTGCTGGTTTTGGTATTTTAACGCCAAGTAATTTCCTTCCTAATAGGTGTAATTTTGCATCAGAGCTTAGTTGCTACGAACATAAATTAACAAATAATGGGGCTTCAGGAGAGTTATATGCTACTGTTATCTTGCTAAATAGTATTGGGAGTACGCTAAATATTAGCGATATTACTATGACTAGTCAGTATGGCGATTTAGATTGTTCTGCAGCTGGTACTGGTCAAGTATCTGCAGGAGATACAATAGAGTTAATTTGTGATGATAATGGTAATATATTTCCCGATGCTGGTGAGAAAATTAAGATTCAAGCAAGAGTTACCTACACTCCTTTAGGAAAAAAGTTGAGTCAAACAGTTGATGGAGAAATATTCTCTTCTATTCAAGAAAGTTAGTTAATTTTTTTATTTTACCTTCAGGTTGCCAAAAACAACATGTT
The sequence above is drawn from the Candidatus Woesearchaeota archaeon genome and encodes:
- a CDS encoding HU family DNA-binding protein; this translates as MNKAELVEAIAKATGYQKTAVNEILSEFVGLTGKTVKKGDTVQLVGLGTFKRVARKARVGVNPATGAKLKIPARKTIKFTASANLKKL
- a CDS encoding DUF192 domain-containing protein; this encodes MKRRIADTVTLCTSFWKKGTGLMFRFPKGLFAYVFPFYAERRLVITMWFVFYSIDILFLDAADTVVEKVTLKPFSNYYPKAIAKTFIELPKGTIKQHDIALGQKVSWSNDFVDLL
- a CDS encoding YhbY family RNA-binding protein, with the protein product MDATKKKELKNQARTHSPVIAIGKQGVTKTVIEQIKKYLQAHKLCKIKFSKDITDEMSLSKKAFASYIATQTGAELIDQIGFIIVLWKR